Proteins encoded in a region of the Leishmania major strain Friedlin complete genome, chromosome 14 genome:
- a CDS encoding putative threonine synthase: MLILLITGSASKELKAQVRAVLVDEAQLFSASEASEVESSSVFVLCIDAEDSAVMEPLYQGYHYRFIWSAQSSMAELVSAVRHLLDSIASAQAHKDKRIGGFFMSTRGASEASNFLDVVRDGLASDGGLYILKQIPTMPDSQIYYFCKQRNLPYVEAAAMILEQLVDASITPSTLYPLILQAYDPSRWSDKDDICPLTPLLMSGETTPTREGEADAVYGLIPSASFNAPERWAANMSVMELFHGPTAAFKDFALQLFPRCFGAATVTEAKDKYIILAATSGDTGVAAISGFVNAGGHSQVMVLYPMRGVSPVQQAQMLSFDDGTQVRAYAVDLNFDFCQRTVKELFSNAALRDELAVAEPTAVRLSSANSINWGRLIPQVVYYFWAYRHHVQHPPAGWVFGDPIDVVVPCGNFGNILSGYIAKIMGLPLRKLVVASNQNDVLYNFVKTGTYDMRNRTLAVTSSPSIDILKASNVERFLYLLSNGDTGLVERLMNELDTNGVFTLPDGVRAAMQAVFTAGRCSEEDCAATIKSVFELSGGSRLLDPHTAVAVFVAQQFREEELLRRDLTNPTSSDTGTDVPPLVIASTAHWAKFPAPVLHSLRGEGAQLGEPAPSVAAAIQEVRALYAEIKKAAPKQQAHPALSHALDMAEKMAKEVRAVGADVAAIEKELRDFSKC, encoded by the coding sequence atgCTCATTCTTCTCATCACTGGCAGCGCATCGAAGGAGCTGaaggcgcaggtgcgcgcgGTGTTGGTCGATGAAGCGCAACTTTTCAGCGCTTCGGAGGCCTCAGAAgtcgagagcagcagcgtgttTGTGCTGTGCATCGATGCCGAAGACTCGGCGGTCATGGAGCCGCTCTACCAGGGCTATCACTACCGCTTTATCTGGTCTGCACAGAGCTCGATGGCGGAGCTGGTGTCGgccgtgcgccacctcctcgactCGATCGCCTCTGCTCAAGCGCACAAAGACAAGCGCATCGGCGGCTTCTTCATGAGCACCCGCGGCGCCTCCGAGGCGTCGAACTTCCTGGACGTTGTCCGCGACGGCTTGGCGAGCGACGGGGGGCTGTACATTCTCAAGCAGATTCCCACGATGCCGGACTCGCAGATATACTACTTCTGCAAGCAGCGCAACCTCCCCtacgtggaggcggcggcgatgattCTGGAGCAGCTCGTGGACGCGAGCATCACCCCGTCCACGCTGTATCCCTTGATTCTCCAGGCCTACGACCCTAGTCGCTGGTCCGACAAGGACGACATATGCCCCTTGACGCCGCTTCTGATGAGCGGGGAGACCACGCCGACCAGGGAAGGCGAAGCTGACGCAGTGTACGGCCTCATCCCGTCCGCCTCCTTCAACGCACCTGAGCGGTGGGCGGCGAATATGTCGGTAATGGAACTTTTCCATGGCCCCACAGCCGCCTTCAAGGACTTCGCCCTCCAGCTCTTTCCGCGCTGCTTTGGAGCGGCGACTGTCacggaggcgaaggacaAGTACATcatcctcgccgccacctccggcgACACCGGCGTTGCGGCGATCAGCGGTTTCGTCAACGCGGGCGGGCACTCGCAGGTCATGGTGCTGTACCCCATGCGTGGCGTCtcgccggtgcagcaggcgcagatGCTCTCCTTCGACGATGGTACGCAGGTGCGGGCCTACGCGGTGGACTTGAACTTCGACTTCTGCCAGCGCACCGTGAAGGAGTTGTTCTCCAACGCCGCCCTTCGCGACGAACTCGCGGTGGCAGAGCCGACAGCAGTGCGCCTCTCATCCGCCAACAGTATCAACTGGGGCCGCCTCATTCCCCAGGTGGTCTACTACTTCTGGGCGTACCGCCACCACGTGCAGCACCCGCCTGCGGGGTGGGTCTTCGGCGACCCGATCGATGTGGTCGTGCCGTGCGGCAACTTTGGCAACATCCTGAGCGGCTACATCGCCAAGATCATGGGGCTGCCCCTGCGAAAGTTGGTTGTCGCCTCAAACCAGAACGACGTGCTCTACAACTTCGTGAAGACCGGCACGTACGACATGCGCAACCGCACTCTGGCGGtgacgtcgtcgccgtccatCGACATCTTGAAGGCCTCCAACGTGGAGCGTTTCCTGTACCTTCTGAGCAACGGCGACACGGGTCTAGTGGAGCGGCTGATGAACGAGCTGGACACGAATGGTGTCTTCACCTTACCAGACGGCGTGCGGGCAGCGATGCAGGCCGTCTTTACCGCTGGCCGCTGTAGCGAGGAGGACTGCGCGGCGACCATTAAAAGCGTCTTTGAGCTATCTGGCGGCTCGCGGCTGCTCGACCCacacaccgccgtcgccgtcttcgTTGCTCAGCAGTTCCGCGAGGAGGAACTCCTGAGGCGCGACCTCACCAACCCGACGTCCTCCGACACCGGCACCGATGTGCCGCCGCTAGTAATCGCGAGCACGGCGCACTGGGCAAAGTTCccagcgccggtgctgcactcgctgcgcggcgagggTGCTCAACTCGGTGAGCCGGCTCCGTCCGTCGCGGCCGCGATTCAGGAAGTACGCGCCCTCTACGCAGAGATCAAGAAAGCGGCCCcgaagcagcaggcgcacccGGCCCTGTCGCACGCGCTGGATATGGCGGAGAAGATGGCgaaggaggtgcgcgcggtcgGCGCCGATGTGGCAGCGATCGAGAAGGAGCTGAGGGATTTTTCGAAGTGCTAA